In Rhinoraja longicauda isolate Sanriku21f chromosome 6, sRhiLon1.1, whole genome shotgun sequence, the following proteins share a genomic window:
- the LOC144594319 gene encoding CCAAT/enhancer-binding protein gamma-like, with the protein MSTQSVISTYLQESAGQNGVSGASLQNAGARGISAHQVPPVNQLTPTGGGKAMAPSKQSKKNVGHNKESDEYRQRRARNNLAVRKSRLKSKQKAHDTQQRVDELKEENERLEAKIKLLTKELSVLKDLFLEHAHSFPDNGHPSFTESSGQEVSNGGQ; encoded by the coding sequence ATGAGCACGCAGTCTGTCATTTCCACTTATCTTCAAGAGAGCGCTGGTCAAAATGGAGTGAGCGGAGCATCGCTCCAGAACGCCGGTGCCAGAGGCATCAGTGCCCATCAAGTGCCACCGGTCAACCAACTCACTCCCACGGGGGGTGGCAAGGCCATGGCGCCCAGCAAACAGAGCAAGAAGAATGTGGGTCACAACAAGGAGAGTGACGAGTACCGGCAGCGGAGAGCCCGCAACAACCTGGCAGTCAGAAAGAGCAGGTTAAAGAGCAAGCAGAAGGCACACGACACGCAGCAGAGAGTGGACGAGCTGAAGGAGGAGAATGAAAGGCTGGAAGCAAAGATCAAACTGCTCACCAAGGAGCTGAGCGTCCTGAAGGACTTGTTCCTTGAGCACGCGCATAGTTTCCCTGATAACGGGCACCCCTCGTTCACTGAAAGCTCTGGGCAGGAGGTGAGCAATGGGGGACAATGA